In the Candidatus Methylomirabilota bacterium genome, one interval contains:
- a CDS encoding DUF1614 domain-containing protein yields MILPLALPFLFLAFLGLLALLVFMVEVRILAYAYHKIGVRPRYMLLVLLLSLLGSYVNIPLYAVPVQRLNPPQEITMFGRTYLAPPQLESGTTVVAINLGGALLPLLLSVYLFLRFNLRFRMLVGVAIVAAVVHSLAQVVPGVGIVVPMFVPPLTAAAVSLVLAFRRAPPVAYVSGSMGALVGADLLNLGKITELGAPFIAIGGAGTFDGVFLTGIIAGLLV; encoded by the coding sequence GTGATCTTGCCGCTGGCGCTGCCGTTTCTCTTCCTCGCCTTTCTGGGGCTCCTGGCCCTGCTGGTCTTCATGGTCGAGGTGCGCATCCTCGCCTACGCCTATCACAAGATCGGAGTGCGACCCCGGTACATGCTGCTCGTGCTGCTGCTGTCGCTCCTCGGCAGCTACGTGAACATCCCGCTTTACGCGGTCCCGGTTCAGCGTCTGAACCCTCCGCAGGAGATCACGATGTTCGGCCGAACGTACCTCGCGCCGCCGCAGCTCGAGAGCGGCACGACGGTCGTCGCCATCAACCTCGGAGGAGCGCTCCTGCCTCTCCTGTTGTCGGTCTATCTGTTCCTGCGCTTCAACCTGCGCTTCCGAATGCTCGTCGGCGTGGCGATCGTGGCCGCCGTCGTCCACAGTCTGGCGCAGGTCGTGCCGGGCGTGGGCATCGTGGTGCCGATGTTCGTCCCTCCGCTGACCGCCGCCGCGGTGAGCCTGGTGCTGGCGTTCCGGCGAGCCCCGCCGGTGGCGTATGTCTCGGGGTCGATGGGGGCGCTGGTCGGTGCCGACCTCCTGAACCTCGGAAAGATCACGGAACTGGGCGCCCCCTTCATCGCCATCGGCGGCGCCGGCACGTTCGACGGCGTCTTTCTGACCGGCATCATCGCGGGACTGCTCGTATGA
- a CDS encoding GNAT family N-acetyltransferase — protein MRRPRYSIRRATRRDVPTIFALIRGLAEYERLAHAMEATADRIRRHGFGDRRYFETLICRRGRRAIGFTLYFFTYSTFMGRPTLYIEDLFVLPEERRRGAGKALLAALARLAVRRGCGRMEWTVLDWNTPAIRFYQRLGAGLRREWILARLAGAPLRRLAR, from the coding sequence ATGAGGCGTCCCCGATACAGCATCCGTCGCGCCACCCGGCGGGACGTGCCGACCATCTTCGCGCTGATCCGCGGTCTCGCGGAGTACGAGCGTCTGGCCCACGCGATGGAGGCGACGGCCGACCGCATCCGCCGTCACGGCTTCGGAGACCGGCGCTACTTCGAAACGCTCATCTGCCGGCGCGGGCGCCGCGCCATCGGCTTCACGCTCTACTTCTTCACCTACTCGACCTTCATGGGGCGCCCCACCCTCTACATCGAAGACCTGTTCGTGCTGCCCGAGGAGCGCAGGCGGGGCGCGGGAAAGGCGCTGCTGGCCGCCCTGGCGCGCCTCGCGGTGCGGCGCGGCTGCGGCCGGATGGAATGGACGGTGCTCGACTGGAACACCCCGGCGATCCGCTTCTACCAGCGGCTCGGCGCGGGGCTTCGCCGCGAGTGGATCCTCGCCCGCCTGGCCGGCGCGCCGCTGCGGCGGCTGGCGCGGTGA
- a CDS encoding MFS transporter gives MRAPLIALLCATMFTGIFWQGAFPALLPDLGRSAALADWQLGALAGAFGFARMIADIPVGLFITHHLRRALVLSPLLLGVGVLCLAGGGPFAVLVLGRALMGVGHALSIVAGLTAILRYQSGGGLASALSAFELSAMLGILGGTVLLGLLPADLPWNVALLLICAPQALGLLMVPFVLAALPAEPPGATRPLFARPARSASAPITALVVLAFTAGSAIATSYSTLEQFIVPLRADREFGLARTGIARLLMIVQICDIVCLLPAGMLADRRGAARVLGLMLLVFGAGEGLIAFGGFAALVAGCALFGVGMAAWTLPLSLLRRETPADHIGWRTALYRVGVDAGIFLGPFLSGFLAGGRSRLFAGVLALLLMLIGVALLRRHH, from the coding sequence GTGCGAGCGCCGCTGATCGCCCTGCTGTGCGCCACGATGTTCACCGGCATTTTCTGGCAGGGAGCGTTCCCGGCGCTGCTCCCCGACCTCGGGCGCAGCGCCGCTCTGGCCGACTGGCAGCTCGGCGCGCTGGCCGGAGCGTTCGGCTTCGCGCGGATGATCGCGGACATCCCGGTGGGCCTGTTCATCACCCATCACCTGCGGCGGGCGCTCGTGCTGTCGCCCCTGCTGCTGGGGGTGGGCGTGCTCTGCCTCGCCGGCGGCGGGCCGTTCGCGGTGCTGGTGCTGGGCCGCGCGCTCATGGGCGTCGGCCACGCGCTCAGCATCGTGGCCGGGCTCACGGCGATTCTCCGCTACCAGTCAGGCGGCGGCCTGGCCTCCGCGCTCAGCGCCTTCGAGCTGTCGGCGATGCTCGGGATCCTCGGCGGGACCGTCCTGCTCGGGCTCTTGCCGGCGGATCTGCCGTGGAACGTGGCGCTGCTGCTCATCTGCGCGCCGCAGGCCCTGGGGCTCCTCATGGTGCCGTTCGTACTGGCGGCGCTGCCGGCCGAGCCGCCGGGGGCCACCCGCCCCCTCTTCGCGCGCCCCGCCCGGTCGGCGTCGGCGCCCATCACGGCGCTGGTCGTGCTGGCCTTCACCGCCGGCAGCGCGATCGCCACGTCGTACTCGACGCTCGAGCAATTCATCGTCCCGCTGCGGGCGGATCGCGAGTTCGGTCTGGCGCGGACCGGCATCGCGCGGCTGCTGATGATCGTACAGATCTGCGACATCGTCTGCCTGCTGCCGGCGGGGATGCTCGCCGACCGCCGGGGCGCGGCGCGCGTCCTGGGACTGATGCTCCTCGTCTTCGGTGCCGGTGAGGGGCTGATCGCGTTTGGCGGCTTCGCCGCTCTGGTGGCGGGATGCGCGCTCTTCGGCGTCGGGATGGCCGCCTGGACGCTGCCGCTCAGCTTGCTGAGGCGCGAGACGCCGGCCGACCACATCGGTTGGCGCACCGCGCTCTACCGCGTCGGGGTGGATGCCGGGATCTTTCTCGGCCCGTTCCTGAGCGGATTCCTCGCCGGCGGCCGTTCACGCCTGTTCGCCGGCGTCCTGGCCCTGCTCCTGATGCTGATCGGCGTCGCGCTGCTGCGGCGCCATCACTGA
- a CDS encoding glycosyltransferase, with protein MKVSVVIPTYNRSHVIGRALESVLAQTYGDVEILIVDDGSIDGTAERLGRVRDARVRYVRRGHAGVSATRNAGVALATGELISFLDSDDLWKPDKLKREVGFLAGHPDVQAVFSDLEKYDGDLFVPSFMRASPLFGRWLGSATYPEGVVLPRREMFLFLLQEVFIKPSALTLHREAFKRTGGFDETWTSSEDWDFLLRFSKWAQLGYLDRPLAVLRLSVDSLHRIDQPRGETAMLGLLAREREALRHDPEALAAVQRGLRERVKQFAWYYDEAGCPLAATRIHLRGFRITRDPELLVRAAGGWVPRAFRAWLVGCLRRARRRPAAGARRGVPSRDPERQRPGAGRAP; from the coding sequence ATGAAGGTCTCGGTCGTCATTCCGACCTACAACCGGAGTCACGTCATCGGGCGGGCGCTCGAGAGTGTCCTGGCCCAGACCTACGGGGACGTGGAGATCCTCATAGTCGACGACGGCTCCATCGACGGCACGGCCGAGCGGCTGGGGCGCGTGCGTGACGCCCGCGTGCGCTACGTCCGGCGCGGGCACGCCGGGGTGTCGGCGACCCGCAACGCAGGCGTGGCGCTGGCGACGGGCGAGCTGATCTCGTTTCTCGATTCCGACGATCTCTGGAAGCCCGACAAGCTCAAGCGCGAGGTCGGGTTCCTGGCGGGCCATCCGGACGTGCAGGCCGTGTTCAGCGATCTGGAGAAATACGACGGCGACCTGTTCGTCCCGTCATTCATGCGCGCCTCGCCGCTCTTCGGGCGGTGGCTCGGGAGCGCTACCTACCCCGAGGGGGTGGTGCTCCCGCGCCGCGAGATGTTCCTCTTCCTGCTGCAGGAGGTGTTCATCAAGCCCAGCGCGCTGACGCTCCACCGCGAGGCCTTCAAGCGTACGGGCGGCTTCGACGAAACCTGGACCTCGTCGGAGGACTGGGACTTCCTCCTCCGCTTCAGCAAGTGGGCGCAGCTCGGCTACCTGGACCGCCCCCTGGCCGTTCTGCGGCTGTCGGTCGATTCCCTGCACCGCATCGACCAGCCCCGCGGCGAGACCGCGATGCTCGGCCTGCTGGCGCGCGAGCGCGAAGCGCTCCGTCACGACCCGGAAGCGCTGGCGGCGGTCCAGCGCGGGCTGAGGGAGCGCGTGAAGCAGTTCGCCTGGTACTACGACGAAGCGGGCTGCCCGCTGGCGGCCACCCGGATCCACTTGCGCGGGTTCCGGATCACCCGCGATCCCGAGCTGCTTGTCCGCGCTGCCGGCGGGTGGGTGCCGCGCGCGTTCCGGGCATGGCTGGTCGGCTGTTTACGTCGCGCCCGGCGTCGTCCGGCCGCCGGGGCTCGACGGGGTGTCCCGTCCCGTGACCCCGAGCGCCAGCGGCCCGGCGCCGGCCGGGCGCCCTAA
- a CDS encoding Rid family hydrolase yields the protein MSERSLRHTCVVGMMALGLAAPALWPAPAAAQNQHMEVIHHPNYDRTVFMPFVPALKIKSGKILWLSGTTALPVYHHHPHRREEIGKYFVNDLETQTRMAMEGIKQTLEAAGATFKDVVHVFVFRARPRIGDIGKASAVINSYFAPYNHKPTSTNLAVVELGEPEQLIEIQMVAVVD from the coding sequence ATGAGCGAGAGAAGCCTCCGCCACACCTGCGTCGTTGGCATGATGGCCCTCGGTCTCGCCGCGCCGGCGCTCTGGCCGGCGCCGGCGGCGGCTCAGAACCAGCACATGGAGGTGATCCACCACCCGAACTACGACCGGACGGTGTTCATGCCGTTCGTCCCCGCCCTCAAGATCAAGAGCGGAAAGATCCTCTGGCTCTCGGGGACAACCGCTTTGCCCGTGTATCACCACCACCCGCACCGGCGCGAGGAGATCGGCAAGTACTTCGTGAACGACCTCGAGACCCAGACCCGAATGGCCATGGAGGGGATCAAGCAGACCCTCGAAGCGGCGGGGGCGACGTTCAAAGACGTGGTGCACGTCTTCGTCTTCCGCGCCCGGCCCCGGATCGGCGACATCGGCAAGGCCAGCGCGGTCATCAACTCGTACTTCGCGCCCTACAACCACAAGCCGACCTCGACCAACCTCGCCGTCGTGGAGCTCGGCGAGCCCGAGCAACTGATCGAGATCCAGATGGTCGCGGTGGTCGATTAG
- a CDS encoding rod shape-determining protein produces the protein MLASQLLGMFSTDLAIDLGTANTLVFVRGAGIVLNEPSIVAMRQTDHAVIAVGREAKAMLGRTPGYILAIRPLKDGVIADFDVTEKMLKYFISKTRRGARALGRPRVVIGVPSGITQVEKRAVRDSALQAGAREVYLIEEPTAAAIGAGLPIHEPGGNLIVDIGGGTTEVAVISLSGTVYCNSVRIAGDEMDEAIVQFIKKHYNLLVGERRAEEIKIALGSAYPVGGERRTMDVKGRDLIDGIPKTIVITDDEIREALREPVMTIVETVRTCLERTPPELAADIIEKGVVLTGGGALLRGLDRLLQQETHLPVMVADDPLSCVALGTGKALDDIELLKKVAIPA, from the coding sequence ATGCTCGCCAGCCAGCTACTCGGGATGTTCTCGACCGACCTAGCGATCGACCTCGGGACGGCCAACACCCTAGTGTTCGTGCGGGGCGCTGGGATCGTCCTCAACGAACCCTCCATCGTCGCGATGCGTCAGACGGACCACGCCGTGATCGCGGTGGGGCGCGAGGCCAAGGCCATGCTCGGCCGGACGCCGGGGTACATCCTGGCCATCCGGCCCTTGAAGGACGGGGTCATCGCCGACTTCGACGTCACGGAGAAGATGCTGAAGTACTTCATCTCGAAGACGCGCCGGGGGGCCCGGGCGCTCGGCCGACCCCGGGTCGTCATCGGGGTCCCGTCAGGCATCACCCAGGTGGAGAAGCGGGCGGTCCGGGACTCGGCTCTCCAGGCCGGGGCTCGGGAGGTGTACCTCATCGAGGAGCCGACGGCCGCGGCGATCGGGGCCGGCCTGCCGATTCACGAGCCCGGCGGCAACCTGATCGTCGACATCGGCGGTGGGACGACCGAGGTGGCCGTCATCTCGCTGTCGGGCACCGTGTACTGCAACTCGGTCCGGATCGCCGGCGACGAGATGGACGAGGCGATCGTCCAGTTCATCAAGAAGCACTACAACCTCCTGGTGGGCGAGCGCCGCGCGGAGGAGATCAAGATCGCACTCGGCTCGGCCTATCCGGTCGGCGGCGAACGACGCACCATGGACGTCAAGGGCCGCGACCTCATCGACGGGATCCCGAAGACGATCGTCATCACGGATGATGAGATCCGGGAGGCGCTGCGCGAGCCGGTGATGACCATCGTGGAGACGGTCCGCACCTGCCTGGAGCGGACGCCGCCGGAACTCGCCGCCGACATCATCGAGAAGGGCGTGGTGCTGACGGGCGGGGGCGCCCTCCTGCGGGGCTTGGATCGGCTGTTGCAGCAGGAAACGCATCTGCCGGTGATGGTGGCCGATGATCCGCTCTCGTGTGTGGCGCTGGGGACCGGGAAGGCCCTCGATGACATCGAGCTCTTGAAGAAGGTCGCTATTCCGGCGTGA